Within Novosphingobium resinovorum, the genomic segment CGTCGAGGTCGAGCTGGCCAAGTAGGCCCGAAGCCATCGCAGGGAGACCGCCGAGCTGGAATGCCGCCCCAGAGAGTAACTCGATCGGGGCAAACATTTTAGTCCCGTCGTTGGACCGCGCCAGCCATTCGAGAATTTCGCCTGCTCTTCGGTAGCAGTCGATAGCCCGTGGCGCTTCATAGCCTTCAATCTCGGCGAAAATCTCGGCCGCGTGCAGCAGGCGGCGCGCATCGGCGAGCTGTCCTTCCGAATCGGCTTGGCTCCATCCGATCGTGTCGACCTGCCAGCCAATCTGAAGGCAGCGCACGTATGAGCGGGCCTGGTTGGCGGAGATTTCATTCTCGAGGGCCAATCCAATGCGGGCGCCGTTGGCGAGGTCGAGGCGCTCCGGATCGTAGGCAGGCATCAGGCGCGCCACAAAGCGTCATAGACGCCGTCGATCAGATCTTCGCCGTCGGTCAGAATAAGCTCGACTACCTGAAGGTCGTGCGGCGCAGTGTAGTCATCGGGAAGGGCTTCCCATGGGATGAGAGATGTCTTGGCCTTTCGACTAGGCACGTCACCACCGGAAATCATGATCAGGTTAGTGCGCGGCAACGGCTCGGCGCCCTTGACTACCAGCACGCGATCAATCGTGGCGATCGCGGCCGAAAAGGCATCTGGATCAATCTCTCGGAGTAGTCGCTGCAATTGCCGCAACCCGTGCGGTGCCGGTATGTCCCGATTGATCTGAAACCAAATGCCTTTTCCGTCGTGTGCCGCGATCCCCGTCGCCGGATCGGTCTTTTTCTTTCCATACAGGAGGTCGGCGACAACCGCAGGCTGGAGCTTCTTACGCCATTTGGCCTCACCGGCGATGAAACGGATCACTTCGCCCGCGTCATTGAGTGCCAGCGCCAAGAAATCCGAACCACGGCGACCATAAACCTCACGCTTGCGCTCCTCGTCGCGCGCCAGAGCGAAGAGATAGGCCTCGGCATCTTCGTGAAAGCGGAACAGGAAAACTGGAATTACCCAGTGGTGACCGCCGACGAACTCATAATGCTCGGTGAGCATGCCGGCCATGACTTCACCGAAGAGCCCACGCCGCGTAATCGATGGGAGCATATTGGGATAGGTTGCATGCGCGCCGGGCGCGTCAGCATCGGGATGAAGGTCGATGCCCAATTGCTCATGAAAATAAGCTCGTGCATCAGTGTGCGCTGATTCGAAGTAGCCGACGAAATCCTGGATCAGATCTTCGTCGCACTCACAATTCTGCTCCAGCAGAAGATGGCCGTAGTTATCGACATCGCTCGGATATTTGGTGAGCCAGCGATCCAGAGCGTTTTTCGGCGGCGAACAGGTGTGCAATGTCAATGTGTTGGACTCCCCCCACATACACTACGAGAATTGCTGCCGCTCATGAAGCGCTAAAGCGTCCATGCAAAAACGAATTCTACAGACGTATCTTAGGGGCGTTTACCTCCAATTCTTTTGTAACTGTCCAACATCCCAATCCCGCAGTTGACCCACAGTTTACGCTACCATCCGACGTCCGTCGCCCGGGGCGCGTACCATTCGCTGTGCACGTTTTAACGGCGGCTTTCAGGCGCGACGTTCGGGCTTTACGACTGGGTTGGCGAAAAGCACAAAGCAGTTATCAAATTCGGTTTTCAATGATCCTGCGGTGGCATTGGTGTTTCGTCGGCCAGTTGCTCACCTGACATATCCCGCGACAGGTCCTTCAAAAACCTGTCGCCCGTTGCCAGCTTGCGTCCAAGAGTCAGAAGGAAACCTTCGAACCTTTCGTTTCCCTTCGCCCGAGCTGATTCCTTCGCGGAATCCCGCAACGGCGGCGTTACCGTCAGCCAGAAGTGGATAAAGAGCGCCAGAGTCTCTCCCAACACAGCGAAATCCTCATCCAGACCGTCGAGCTGGCGGCCAAGCTTGTCGAGGCGGCGCGACATGGCAGCTTCCAGCCGCTCGGTTGTATCACCAGACAGGAAGGACGCCACCGCGGCCTCGATCACTGCGGATTTGGATACATTGCGGCGTAGTGCCAGGGCCTCGACCTGCTTCAGCAGATCGGGCGCGAAATAGACGTTCATGCGAGTGCGGGTGGTCATGGCTGTTTCCCATCTCAAAGCTCGATGCCGTCGTTGGGGTCGAGTGACGCTTGCCGCGCCACCATGCGCATCCGCTGACGCATGGCTCGGGCCTTGCCGGCATCAACGTCTGGCTCATCATCGAGGATGTCGAACTCCTGCGATGGGGATGGCGGTGGCGGAACGATTTCCTCGTGTTCGGGCAGCTCCGGCTCACGGCGGATACCGGCATTGGCGGGATCGCCATCGACTGCGCCCGCACCCGAACCGCTGGTATTAGCCGCCGGGACGATGCGGCTCGTCCAGTCATCGCACGCCGGCATGGCAATCTTCGTCGGCTGCTTGCGCAGATCTGGCGGCGGCAACACCCGTCCCTGAAGCCGCGCATCGGCGTAATAGCGCGCCTTCGCGGCACGGATCGGCGGCACGCCCGCGACCATGACGATCTCATCGGTGGGCGGTAGCTGCATGATTTCGCCCGGCGTCAGCAGCGGCCGCGCCGTTTCCTGCCGTGAGACCATCAGATGCCCGAGCCATGGCGCAAGGCGGTGACCGGCATAGTTGGTGGAGTCGCGCATTTCGGTCGCCGTTCCGAGCGCATCGCTGATCCGCTTGGCCGTGCGTTCATCATTTGCGGCAAAGGCAACGCGCACATGGCAATTATCGAGGATGGCGTTGTTCTGACCATAGGCGCGCTCGATCTGGTTGAGCGACTGCGCGATCAGGAACGCTTTCAGTCCATAGCCGGCCATGAAAGCCAGCGCCGATTCAAAGAAATCCAGCCGCCCGAGCGCAGGAAACTCATCCAGCATTAACAGGAGACGATGCCGTTTGCCGGCAGTTTCCAGTTCCTCGGTCAGCCGCCGCCCGACCTGGTTGAGGATCAGACGGATCAGTGGCTTGGTGCGGTTGATGTCGGATGGCGGTACGACGAGGTAGAGGCTGACAGGCTCATCGGTCCCGACCAGATCGGCGATGCGCCAGTCGCAGCGTTCTGTCACGCGGGCCACGACCGGATCTCGGTATAGACCGAGAAAGGACATGGCGGTCGACAGCACGCCTGATCGTTCGTTCTCGCTCTTGTTGAGGAGCTCGCGCGCCGACGAGGCGATGACCGGATGCACCCCGGCTTCGCCCAGATGCGGCGTATCCATCATGGCGCGCAAGGTCGCCTCGACTGGACGGCGTGGGTCGGACAGGAAGCTCGCAACTCCCGCCAGCGTCTTGTCCTTCTCGGCATAAAGGACATGCAGGATCGCGCCGACCAGCAGCGAATGGCTGGTCTTTTCCCAGTGGTTGCGCTTGTCGAGACTACCCTCGGGGTCGACCAGGATGTCCGCGATGTTCTGCACATCACGGACTTCCCATTCGCCTTGCCGCACCTCCAGCAGCGGGTTGTAAGCTGCGGAATGGACGTTGGTTGGATCGAAGAGCAGCACCCGGCCGTGACGGGAACGAAAGCCCGCCGTCAGGTTCCAGTTCTCGCCCTTGATGTCATGGACGATGCAGCTTCCTGGCCACGTCAGCAGTGTCGGCACGACAAGGCCGACACCCTTGCCCGATCGGGTGGGCGCGAAGCAAAGAACATGCTCAGGTCCGTCATGGCGCAGATACTCTTTGCTGTGACGGCCCAGCACAACGCCATCGGGGCCGAGCAGACCGGCGGCATGGATTTCCTTATCCTCTGCCCATCGCGCCGACCCGTAGGTGGCGACATTGCGTGCTTCGCGCGCCCTGATGATCGACATGAGAAAGGCGGCGGCGATGGCGATCATCGCCCCGGATGTGGCGATGATCGCGCCCTCGGTGAAAATGCCGGGCGCATATGCGTCGAAGGAAAACCACCACCAGAAGAAAGCTGGAGGATAGTAGACAGGCCATCCCGCGACATCGAACCAAGGATTGCCAAGCTGGGGCTGGAACCCTAGACGGAAGGCGACCCATTGCGTCGCGGCCCAGACCATCACCATAACGATGGTGAACACGACAATGATCTGGCCCCAGAGTATTCGGCCTCCACGCATACAGGCTCCAATAGGCAAGAGAGATGGAGCCGATCAGAGAATAGGCGGTTACGCGAGTGGCAACAGGAAAGGCCGAGCCGAAGCGCTGTCGGATACTATCGGCGGCAAATCGGATGGGTCAGTTCAAGGGCGGTTCCCTTTCCGGCTTAGCCAGAACAATTTACGCAGCCCCAAGGCCAGTCCAGGATCATATCCCCAATCCTCGCTGCCGCCCTAACTGCCAGGATACCGATTGGCCCTGCACGACGCCCATCACCTCACGACCGAGCTGGCGGTCGATGACCGGTCGCCACGGGACAAGGGTGAATTCATGACTCTTCTCGACCACGGCGAATTTGCCGCTGGATAGCTGCGCGGTCCCCGTGAACTTGCCGCTGACATTCTCGCCATCGGCAGCCGCCCTGAACGGCACCCCCTTGCTCTCGGCCATCTCGGCTCCCACCCGCGCCACCTCGCGTTTCCGTAGATTGGCGAGGAGATTGCGACGATAGAGGATGCGGCCTTCGCGACTTCGGGTGGCGTCGCCTTGTTCAATGTGATGTTCACGGCGCTGATCCATCGCCTCGCGCACCTGCTGCCCGAACCCTACTGGAGCGAGATCCGAGGCATCCGGCGTCACCAGCCGCCGGTCAAGCCAGGTCGCGCCATCGGCACCAATCTGCTTTTCCAGATCAACGGTCGAGACGACACGGATGCTGGCCAGCCGGTTGCGACCGGCATCATAGGTCGCGGCACGGCTCTCAAAGTCCTCGGGGATGCGCCATTGATCGCCGTCGATCCGCTCGACGATCCCGGCACGACGCAGCGCCTCCAGCCGCCGGACATGGGAATCCACATAGCCCTCATAATCCCCGCCCGGCACGCGCCCCTCAAACCTGGCCTGTTCGAGATGACGGCTCGGCCGATAGATGCCGTCTTCGGCGATGGTCGCTATGGTGCGATCAGACGGACGCCCTGCCGTGTCGGCGGGACCGACCTCGATGATGCTGCCGATCCGGGCGTCCTCGACGCGGGCGGGATCGATGCCGGGAACATGATGCGTGCGCCCGTCGATCCCGTCCACCACCAGGGTCAGGTTCTCGCCCATCTCATCGGTGAGATATTTGTCCACGATGCGGCCTGTAATTGGCGTCGCGGGCGCGGCGTCGTGAAGCTGGAATGTCATCGGGTCACGCTCCAGCCCATCGGCCTTCAGCGCCTTGTGCATGTCGCGGATGATGTCGCCACGCTCGCCCAGTTCGCGCAGCGCCGACTCCATCTTCGCGCCAAGTTCCCAGACGCCAGGCGCGTGCTCGGCGGCGAGCCCCATCTTTTCCAGTTTGGCGAGACGGCGCAGGCGAAGCGTCCGGTTGAACTGGCGACGCGGATCGCCCGGCTCTTGGCGCAGGTCGAGGAAACGATCATTGGCCTCCTCCGTCATCGCCCGGTCGATGCGGGTGTAACGGTCCTGGTCGATCTCGGCCGACAGCTTGCGGGACTGCTCGATCTCGGTGACAGGGCCAAGCTCCAGCGTGGTCAGCTCGCTCGCCCGCTCGCGGATACCATTGGCGAGATAGTCGCCATTGATGACAAGATCGGCGCCCTTGTCGTCGCGGCCGTTGACGATGACATGCACATGGGGCTGGCCGGTGTTGTAGTGATTGACCGCCACCCAATCGAGCCGGGTGCCAAGGTCGGTCTCGATGCTGTTCATCAGATCGCGGGTGTGTTCGGTCAGGTCGGTGAGATCCACGCCATCCTCGGGCGAGACGATGAACCGGAACTGGTGACGATCATCCCTGCCGCGATCAAGAAAAGCCTCGCCATCGGCGCGGTCGTCATTCGCGGAATAGAGCTGACCGCGCTCACCATCACGCGATGTCCCATCCCGCTGGATATAGCGCAGATGGGCCGCGGCTTTGCCGTTCTTTCCGGCCTGCTGGACATAGCGGGTTTTGACGACGCAGCGGCGCACTCCCGCCGTGCTGTGTCGCCAGCCACCCGTCAGGCTGCGGGCGCGAACAAAGGACGCGCCGCGCCCCCGCTTGATGCCAGGCCCATCGGCACCGGATGACGCCTTCCCACTCTTTCCGGCCTTGCCGGAGCCAGAGCGGGGTGAATACCGGGAATGCGCATTGCCCTGCTGGCGGGCGAGCTTCTTCGCCTGCGTCAGAAAGCTCTTCGCCTTGCCCGCCTTGGGCGTGTCGGATCGAATGCGGCCGGGCTTCGGGCGAAAGCGGTTCTCGTCGTCGGCGCTCATCGGCGCGGCCCCGGCATAAATTGCCGGAAACCGGTCATTTCACCGCCGTAGTGCCGGTCAAAACCCAGCAAATCCAAGGGATTGCGACCAATCGCGGCACGCGATGCCCAAAACCGTGGTGCCGCCTGCGGCCCCGCTAACCAGTGTGCAGACAACAAGAATTTCCCGAACTGGCGCGATGGAGTGCCATGTTCTTTTATCTTGCCCTCCGCCCTTCCTTCCCTTTTTGCCCTTCCTGCCGGGAATGCTGCCAGGCGTAAACCTGCCTGACTGCACACTGGAACCGGACCGAAAGAGCGCAGGAACGCCATGCTCATGGCGCATCTCTATCGCTCGCGCGGGCCACGAATATGTGGCCATCCTGCGGTTCCGCATCAACAGGATCCCGCACAGGAACGGATGCGCGTGCGTCGCGCGACGGCGTATTGGCGGCAGCTCCATTGCCACCGGATTGCGCGACAAACAGCGGAGCTTCGCGCCAATCCGGTGGTGGTGGCGGCACGCTTGTCGGCGCATCTGGCGCGGCCGCGCCGCCGAGAAGCGGCGCGAGCGTGGCGATATAGGCGCGCGTCTCGGCGGGCAGAACACGGCCTGTTGCGAGATGCTCGTCATAGCGACCGGGACCGGCATTGTAGGCGGCGAGCATCGCCGCCACATTGCCGTAGCGGTCCCACATCTCACGCAGATAAGCTGTGCCCGCGAGGATGTTGTCGCGGGGATCATAGGGATCG encodes:
- a CDS encoding CopG family transcriptional regulator, with the protein product MTTRTRMNVYFAPDLLKQVEALALRRNVSKSAVIEAAVASFLSGDTTERLEAAMSRRLDKLGRQLDGLDEDFAVLGETLALFIHFWLTVTPPLRDSAKESARAKGNERFEGFLLTLGRKLATGDRFLKDLSRDMSGEQLADETPMPPQDH
- a CDS encoding lytic transglycosylase domain-containing protein, whose product is MRSHALLLFTALLSLGSGVTQAIAQVTLQPAPISVHPHAAFIAEASQRFGIPEHWISAVLRVESAGDVLAVSSAGAMGLMQVMPGTWAGLRIRHGLGRDPYDPRDNILAGTAYLREMWDRYGNVAAMLAAYNAGPGRYDEHLATGRVLPAETRAYIATLAPLLGGAAAPDAPTSVPPPPPDWREAPLFVAQSGGNGAAANTPSRDARASVPVRDPVDAEPQDGHIFVARASDRDAP
- a CDS encoding aminotransferase → MTLHTCSPPKNALDRWLTKYPSDVDNYGHLLLEQNCECDEDLIQDFVGYFESAHTDARAYFHEQLGIDLHPDADAPGAHATYPNMLPSITRRGLFGEVMAGMLTEHYEFVGGHHWVIPVFLFRFHEDAEAYLFALARDEERKREVYGRRGSDFLALALNDAGEVIRFIAGEAKWRKKLQPAVVADLLYGKKKTDPATGIAAHDGKGIWFQINRDIPAPHGLRQLQRLLREIDPDAFSAAIATIDRVLVVKGAEPLPRTNLIMISGGDVPSRKAKTSLIPWEALPDDYTAPHDLQVVELILTDGEDLIDGVYDALWRA
- a CDS encoding conjugal transfer protein TraG; the encoded protein is MRGGRILWGQIIVVFTIVMVMVWAATQWVAFRLGFQPQLGNPWFDVAGWPVYYPPAFFWWWFSFDAYAPGIFTEGAIIATSGAMIAIAAAFLMSIIRAREARNVATYGSARWAEDKEIHAAGLLGPDGVVLGRHSKEYLRHDGPEHVLCFAPTRSGKGVGLVVPTLLTWPGSCIVHDIKGENWNLTAGFRSRHGRVLLFDPTNVHSAAYNPLLEVRQGEWEVRDVQNIADILVDPEGSLDKRNHWEKTSHSLLVGAILHVLYAEKDKTLAGVASFLSDPRRPVEATLRAMMDTPHLGEAGVHPVIASSARELLNKSENERSGVLSTAMSFLGLYRDPVVARVTERCDWRIADLVGTDEPVSLYLVVPPSDINRTKPLIRLILNQVGRRLTEELETAGKRHRLLLMLDEFPALGRLDFFESALAFMAGYGLKAFLIAQSLNQIERAYGQNNAILDNCHVRVAFAANDERTAKRISDALGTATEMRDSTNYAGHRLAPWLGHLMVSRQETARPLLTPGEIMQLPPTDEIVMVAGVPPIRAAKARYYADARLQGRVLPPPDLRKQPTKIAMPACDDWTSRIVPAANTSGSGAGAVDGDPANAGIRREPELPEHEEIVPPPPSPSQEFDILDDEPDVDAGKARAMRQRMRMVARQASLDPNDGIEL
- a CDS encoding relaxase/mobilization nuclease domain-containing protein, with product MSADDENRFRPKPGRIRSDTPKAGKAKSFLTQAKKLARQQGNAHSRYSPRSGSGKAGKSGKASSGADGPGIKRGRGASFVRARSLTGGWRHSTAGVRRCVVKTRYVQQAGKNGKAAAHLRYIQRDGTSRDGERGQLYSANDDRADGEAFLDRGRDDRHQFRFIVSPEDGVDLTDLTEHTRDLMNSIETDLGTRLDWVAVNHYNTGQPHVHVIVNGRDDKGADLVINGDYLANGIRERASELTTLELGPVTEIEQSRKLSAEIDQDRYTRIDRAMTEEANDRFLDLRQEPGDPRRQFNRTLRLRRLAKLEKMGLAAEHAPGVWELGAKMESALRELGERGDIIRDMHKALKADGLERDPMTFQLHDAAPATPITGRIVDKYLTDEMGENLTLVVDGIDGRTHHVPGIDPARVEDARIGSIIEVGPADTAGRPSDRTIATIAEDGIYRPSRHLEQARFEGRVPGGDYEGYVDSHVRRLEALRRAGIVERIDGDQWRIPEDFESRAATYDAGRNRLASIRVVSTVDLEKQIGADGATWLDRRLVTPDASDLAPVGFGQQVREAMDQRREHHIEQGDATRSREGRILYRRNLLANLRKREVARVGAEMAESKGVPFRAAADGENVSGKFTGTAQLSSGKFAVVEKSHEFTLVPWRPVIDRQLGREVMGVVQGQSVSWQLGRQRGLGI